In the Bacillus shivajii genome, one interval contains:
- a CDS encoding acyl-CoA dehydrogenase has product MNFQLTDEQQMIRKMVRDFAENEVAPTAAERDEEERFDREIFDQMAELGLTGVPWPEEYGGIGADYLSYVIAVEELSRVCASTGVTLSAHISLAGWPIYTFGSEEQKQKFLRPMAEGKKMGAYGLTESGSGSDAANMRTIAKRDGDDYIIDGSKIFITNAGEADIYVVFALTDPEKKHKGCSAFIVEKGTPGFSMGKKESKLGIRSSPTLEIIFDNCRVPKENMLGEEGEGFKIAMMTLDGGRNGIAAQAVGIAQGALDASVNYAKERKQFGKAIGAQQGIGFKIAEMATKIEASRLLTYQAAWKESEGLPYGKESAMSKLFAGDTAMEVTTEAVQVFGGYGYTKEYPVERYMRDAKITQIYEGTNEIQRLVISKMLLKD; this is encoded by the coding sequence ATGAATTTTCAACTTACAGACGAGCAACAGATGATTCGTAAGATGGTTCGTGACTTTGCTGAAAATGAAGTTGCACCAACAGCAGCAGAAAGAGATGAAGAGGAACGGTTTGACCGTGAAATTTTTGATCAAATGGCAGAATTAGGGTTAACCGGGGTCCCGTGGCCAGAAGAATACGGCGGAATTGGAGCTGATTATTTAAGCTATGTCATTGCAGTCGAAGAATTATCACGTGTTTGTGCATCAACGGGAGTAACATTATCAGCTCATATTTCATTAGCCGGATGGCCGATTTATACGTTTGGATCAGAAGAGCAGAAACAAAAGTTTTTGCGTCCAATGGCTGAAGGAAAGAAAATGGGGGCATATGGCCTAACAGAATCTGGCTCTGGTAGTGATGCAGCAAATATGAGAACAATCGCTAAACGTGATGGCGATGATTACATTATTGACGGATCAAAGATCTTTATTACAAACGCAGGTGAAGCAGACATTTACGTTGTTTTTGCTTTGACAGACCCAGAGAAAAAGCATAAAGGTTGCTCCGCTTTTATTGTAGAAAAAGGAACACCAGGATTTTCAATGGGCAAAAAAGAAAGCAAACTCGGCATTCGTTCATCACCTACATTAGAAATCATCTTTGATAACTGCCGAGTTCCGAAAGAAAACATGCTCGGAGAAGAAGGAGAAGGCTTTAAAATTGCGATGATGACACTAGATGGTGGACGTAATGGGATTGCTGCTCAAGCGGTAGGGATCGCTCAAGGGGCGCTTGATGCATCTGTTAATTATGCAAAAGAACGAAAACAGTTTGGTAAAGCGATCGGAGCTCAGCAAGGAATTGGTTTTAAAATTGCTGAAATGGCGACAAAAATTGAAGCATCACGACTCCTTACGTATCAAGCGGCATGGAAAGAGAGCGAAGGCCTCCCATACGGAAAAGAGTCAGCAATGTCTAAACTATTTGCTGGTGACACGGCAATGGAAGTAACAACGGAAGCAGTTCAAGTATTCGGAGGGTACGGTTATACAAAAGAGTACCCAGTGGAACGTTATATGCGTGATGCAAAAATTACACAAATTTACGAAGGAACAAACGAAATTCAAAGGCTCGTAATATCAAAAATGTTATTAAAAGATTAA
- a CDS encoding acyl-CoA dehydrogenase — MELTFTEEQEMMRKMVRQFAEEQVAKAVPHMEETDEFPKDIIKAMGELGLMGIPIPEKYGGSEMGFTSYILAIHELSRVSATVGVILSVHTSVATNPILYFGTEEQKQRYIPKLATGENLGAFALTEPGSGSDAGSLKTTAEKKGDHYILNGSKVFITNGGEADVYIAFAKTEPEKGSKGISAFIIDKDTPGFSVGAKEKKMGLHGSNTTQLSFDDAKVPAENLLGKEGEGFKIALYNLNAGRIGIAAQALGIAEGALEAATAYAKERKQFGKPIGAQQGLGFKLANMATKVESARLLIYQAASMKEAGISCNKEASMAKLFASQAAMDVTTEAIQVFGGYGYTKEYPVERYFRDAKVTQIYEGTSEIQKIVISKELLK; from the coding sequence TTGGAATTAACCTTTACAGAAGAACAAGAAATGATGAGGAAAATGGTTCGTCAATTTGCAGAGGAGCAGGTAGCAAAAGCCGTTCCTCATATGGAAGAGACGGATGAATTTCCAAAAGATATTATAAAAGCAATGGGAGAGCTTGGTCTCATGGGAATCCCGATCCCGGAAAAGTATGGGGGATCTGAAATGGGCTTTACTTCCTATATCCTTGCCATTCATGAGCTTTCAAGAGTGAGTGCGACAGTTGGTGTTATTCTATCTGTCCATACCTCAGTTGCGACAAACCCAATTCTTTATTTTGGGACTGAAGAACAGAAACAGCGCTATATACCGAAGCTTGCAACTGGAGAAAATTTAGGGGCCTTTGCATTGACAGAGCCTGGATCAGGAAGTGATGCAGGAAGCTTGAAGACTACTGCAGAAAAAAAGGGCGATCATTACATTTTAAATGGATCGAAAGTATTTATTACAAATGGTGGAGAAGCCGACGTCTACATTGCCTTTGCGAAAACAGAACCTGAAAAGGGAAGTAAAGGTATTAGTGCCTTTATTATCGACAAAGATACACCTGGTTTTTCTGTCGGAGCTAAGGAAAAAAAGATGGGTCTTCACGGATCGAATACGACTCAACTATCGTTTGATGATGCGAAAGTGCCAGCTGAAAACCTCCTCGGAAAAGAAGGGGAAGGGTTTAAGATTGCCCTATACAATTTAAATGCCGGTCGAATTGGTATTGCTGCACAAGCATTAGGGATTGCTGAAGGAGCACTTGAGGCAGCAACAGCGTATGCAAAAGAAAGAAAACAATTTGGTAAACCAATTGGAGCTCAGCAAGGGCTAGGTTTTAAATTAGCGAATATGGCGACAAAGGTTGAATCGGCTCGATTACTTATTTATCAAGCAGCATCAATGAAAGAGGCAGGGATTTCGTGTAATAAAGAGGCATCCATGGCAAAACTCTTTGCTTCTCAAGCAGCTATGGATGTGACGACAGAAGCGATACAAGTATTCGGTGGTTACGGTTATACGAAAGAGTATCCTGTAGAGCGCTACTTTAGAGATGCGAAAGTAACACAAATATATGAAGGAACATCCGAAATACAAAAAATTGTGATTAGTAAAGAGCTTTTAAAGTAA
- a CDS encoding 3-hydroxybutyryl-CoA dehydrogenase: protein MQINKVMVIGAGQMGSGIAQVCAMNGYDVILHDLKEEYVERGLQRIGKQLQRQVDKERISEADMDRFLRRIHSSVQLSNAENVDIVIEAALENMEVKKNVFAQLDDIAPDHTILATNTSSLPITEIAAVTKRPEKVIGMHFMNPVPVMKLVELIRGLATSDEVFDTVKTMAEELKKTAVEVNDFPGFVSNRILMPMINEAIYTVYEGVASPEDVDEVMKLGMNHPMGPLTLADFIGLDTCLYIMETLHEGFGDDKYRPCPLLRKYVKAGWLGKKAGRGFYKYE, encoded by the coding sequence ATGCAAATCAATAAAGTAATGGTCATTGGAGCAGGTCAAATGGGTTCAGGAATTGCACAAGTTTGTGCCATGAACGGCTATGATGTCATCCTTCATGACTTGAAAGAAGAATACGTAGAACGAGGGTTACAAAGGATTGGAAAACAGCTTCAACGTCAAGTTGATAAAGAACGGATATCAGAAGCAGATATGGATCGATTTTTACGACGAATACACTCCTCTGTTCAATTATCAAACGCCGAAAATGTAGATATCGTTATTGAAGCAGCATTGGAAAACATGGAAGTGAAGAAAAACGTATTTGCACAGCTTGATGATATCGCACCTGATCATACGATTCTTGCAACAAATACGTCTTCTTTACCGATCACTGAAATTGCTGCTGTCACAAAGCGTCCAGAAAAAGTCATCGGGATGCACTTTATGAACCCAGTACCTGTTATGAAACTAGTAGAATTGATTCGCGGCTTAGCGACTAGTGATGAAGTGTTTGATACGGTAAAAACAATGGCAGAAGAGTTGAAGAAAACTGCCGTGGAAGTAAATGACTTCCCTGGCTTTGTGTCAAACCGTATTCTTATGCCGATGATTAATGAAGCCATTTACACTGTTTATGAAGGGGTAGCTTCACCAGAAGACGTCGATGAAGTCATGAAGTTAGGGATGAACCATCCAATGGGGCCGTTGACGCTTGCTGACTTTATCGGCTTAGATACATGTTTATATATTATGGAAACGCTCCACGAAGGCTTTGGTGATGACAAATATCGCCCATGTCCTCTCCTAAGAAAATATGTAAAAGCAGGATGGCTAGGGAAGAAAGCTGGACGTGGGTTTTATAAGTACGAATAG
- a CDS encoding acetyl-CoA C-acetyltransferase, which yields MSKTVIVSGARTPIGRLGGKLSGFTASQLGGKAMKEALNRAKVEGKEVDHVIMGTVLQGGQGQLPSRQAMHEAGIPWETETETINKVCASGMRSVTLGDILIRAGEQETVVAGGMESMSQAPFFVKGARFGFKMGEQKFHDMMIHDGLTCTFTGVHMGNYGNNVAKEHELTREAQDEWSFNSHQKAVTAINEGKLAEEIVSVEVPQRKGDPIVVKDDESPRAETTVERLAKLKPVFGADGTITAGNAPGVNDGAAAVVLMNEEKAKQRGVEPLATIMGHTQLAVEPENFPKTPGLVINKLLDKTGVKLEDVDLFEVNEAFAAVSLASGQIANLDPEKINVNGGAVALGHPIGASGTRIILTLAYELKRRGGGIGIAAICSGGGQGDAVMIQV from the coding sequence ATGAGTAAAACAGTGATTGTTAGTGGAGCGAGAACGCCAATCGGACGTTTAGGAGGCAAACTATCAGGATTTACAGCATCGCAACTCGGCGGAAAAGCAATGAAGGAAGCGTTAAATCGTGCAAAAGTAGAAGGTAAAGAGGTTGACCATGTCATTATGGGGACAGTGTTACAAGGGGGACAAGGGCAACTCCCATCACGCCAAGCAATGCACGAAGCAGGAATCCCTTGGGAAACAGAAACAGAAACGATTAACAAGGTTTGTGCTTCAGGAATGCGCAGTGTGACATTAGGAGACATTTTAATTCGTGCTGGTGAACAGGAAACGGTTGTTGCAGGTGGAATGGAATCGATGAGCCAAGCACCGTTTTTTGTTAAAGGAGCGCGATTTGGTTTTAAAATGGGTGAGCAAAAGTTTCACGATATGATGATTCATGATGGCTTAACTTGTACTTTTACAGGCGTTCATATGGGGAACTACGGAAATAATGTTGCAAAAGAACACGAGCTTACTCGTGAAGCACAAGATGAGTGGTCTTTTAATAGTCATCAAAAAGCTGTGACAGCAATAAATGAAGGGAAGCTAGCTGAAGAAATCGTTTCGGTAGAAGTTCCACAGCGTAAAGGCGATCCAATCGTTGTTAAAGACGATGAGTCTCCGCGCGCAGAGACGACGGTCGAAAGACTAGCGAAATTAAAACCTGTTTTTGGTGCAGATGGCACGATTACAGCAGGTAATGCACCTGGAGTAAATGATGGTGCTGCAGCCGTTGTATTAATGAATGAAGAGAAAGCGAAACAACGTGGTGTTGAACCTCTAGCAACGATCATGGGTCATACACAACTTGCTGTTGAACCAGAGAACTTTCCTAAAACGCCAGGCTTAGTGATTAATAAGCTTCTTGATAAAACAGGTGTAAAGCTTGAAGATGTCGATTTATTTGAAGTAAATGAGGCTTTTGCAGCAGTATCTCTGGCAAGTGGTCAAATTGCAAATTTAGATCCTGAGAAAATCAATGTAAACGGCGGGGCTGTTGCTTTAGGTCACCCAATCGGAGCTAGTGGAACGAGAATTATTTTAACACTGGCTTATGAATTAAAACGTCGCGGAGGCGGAATTGGTATTGCAGCGATCTGTAGTGGCGGAGGCCAAGGCGATGCAGTCATGATTCAAGTTTAA
- a CDS encoding heterodisulfide reductase-related iron-sulfur binding cluster encodes MDLIMINWIAFLLVTGYALYLFATLVKTRIEYIKLGQKPEFIKTTKERWEDFKTMVFGQKKLLKDKKSGIIHVLFFYGFILVQFSAIDVIWKGLSPGGHLPFGPLYPYFTFFQEIVVIMILVAVVWAFHRRYVEKLVRLKRNFKSGLVLIFIGGLMISKLFAKGMEMIWLGKEVTMAEPIASSIATVFSGAGETTAATMFFVFWWMHLMFLLIFLVYIPQSKHAHLIAGPANVWVGPTHNKGQLNSIDFEDEEAEKFGKNVIEDFDQKQLLDLYACVECGRCTNMCPATGTGKMLSPMDLIVKMRDHLTEKGAAVTSRKPWMPTYAFNNTKGNQLAAAGAGIAGDEAAATAEAYDVSLIGDVITEEEIWACTTCRNCEDQCPVLNEHVDKIIDMRRYLVLTEGKMDTEAQRTITNIERQGNPWGINRKEREKWREGREDIDVPTVKEMKKKGEEFEYLFFVGSMGSYDNRSQKIAQSFAKIMNEAGIKFAILGNKEKNSGDTPRRIGNEFLFQELAAANIQEFEKNDVKKIVTVDPHTYNTFKNEYPEFGLEAEVYHHTELLYEWIKEGRIKPTKEVNETITYHDSCYLGRYNDVYDPPREILNAIPGVKVIEMERNRENGMCCGAGGGMMWMEEDTGTRVNEARTEQALDVSPSIIGSGCPYCLTMLSDGTKAKEVEEDVKTMDIVEILEKSLETKEEFVTT; translated from the coding sequence ATGGATTTAATCATGATTAACTGGATTGCCTTTCTTCTTGTAACAGGCTATGCGCTCTATTTATTTGCCACGCTTGTAAAAACGAGAATCGAATACATTAAATTAGGTCAAAAACCAGAGTTCATAAAAACAACAAAGGAACGCTGGGAAGACTTCAAGACGATGGTCTTTGGACAAAAAAAGTTATTGAAAGATAAAAAAAGCGGTATTATTCACGTATTGTTCTTTTACGGATTTATCCTCGTTCAATTTAGTGCAATTGATGTCATTTGGAAAGGGTTGTCACCAGGTGGACATTTACCTTTTGGCCCGCTCTATCCTTACTTTACGTTCTTCCAAGAAATTGTTGTCATAATGATTTTAGTTGCGGTCGTTTGGGCGTTTCACCGACGTTATGTTGAAAAGCTCGTTCGCCTAAAGAGGAATTTCAAATCCGGTTTAGTACTTATTTTCATCGGAGGACTGATGATCTCTAAACTTTTTGCAAAAGGGATGGAGATGATTTGGCTAGGAAAAGAAGTGACAATGGCGGAGCCAATTGCATCTAGTATTGCAACCGTTTTCAGTGGGGCTGGTGAAACTACTGCAGCAACTATGTTCTTCGTATTCTGGTGGATGCATTTAATGTTCTTACTGATTTTCTTAGTGTACATTCCACAATCAAAGCATGCTCACTTAATTGCAGGACCAGCAAACGTTTGGGTTGGACCAACACATAATAAAGGACAGTTAAATTCCATTGACTTTGAAGATGAAGAAGCAGAGAAGTTTGGGAAAAATGTCATTGAAGACTTTGACCAAAAACAACTTCTAGATCTATATGCATGTGTAGAGTGTGGCCGTTGTACAAATATGTGTCCAGCAACAGGAACAGGTAAAATGCTCTCACCAATGGATTTAATTGTAAAAATGCGTGACCACTTAACAGAAAAAGGGGCAGCCGTTACGTCAAGAAAGCCTTGGATGCCAACTTATGCATTTAACAATACAAAAGGAAATCAACTAGCTGCAGCTGGAGCAGGTATAGCAGGTGATGAAGCAGCAGCAACAGCTGAAGCATATGATGTAAGCCTAATTGGTGATGTGATTACCGAAGAAGAGATTTGGGCATGTACGACTTGCCGTAACTGTGAAGATCAATGCCCAGTTTTAAATGAACATGTCGACAAGATCATTGATATGAGACGTTATTTAGTATTAACAGAAGGAAAAATGGATACAGAAGCTCAACGTACAATTACGAATATTGAACGCCAAGGTAACCCATGGGGGATTAACCGTAAAGAGAGAGAAAAGTGGCGTGAAGGTCGAGAAGATATTGACGTACCTACAGTAAAAGAGATGAAGAAGAAAGGTGAAGAATTTGAATACTTATTCTTCGTAGGTTCAATGGGATCATACGATAACCGAAGCCAAAAAATCGCTCAATCTTTCGCAAAGATTATGAATGAAGCAGGCATTAAATTTGCCATCCTTGGAAACAAAGAGAAAAACTCTGGTGATACGCCTCGTCGTATCGGTAACGAATTCCTTTTCCAAGAGCTTGCAGCAGCGAACATTCAAGAGTTCGAAAAAAATGATGTGAAGAAGATCGTAACGGTGGATCCACATACGTACAATACGTTTAAAAATGAATATCCTGAATTCGGTTTAGAAGCAGAAGTCTATCATCATACCGAACTTCTATATGAATGGATCAAAGAGGGACGCATTAAACCAACGAAAGAAGTAAATGAGACGATCACGTATCATGACTCATGTTACCTTGGACGTTATAACGACGTGTACGACCCACCACGTGAGATTTTAAATGCAATTCCAGGGGTTAAGGTTATTGAAATGGAACGTAACCGTGAAAACGGAATGTGCTGTGGTGCAGGCGGAGGCATGATGTGGATGGAAGAAGATACAGGGACACGTGTCAACGAAGCACGAACAGAACAAGCATTAGATGTATCTCCATCAATTATCGGTTCTGGTTGTCCATATTGCTTAACGATGTTAAGTGATGGAACAAAGGCGAAAGAAGTAGAAGAAGACGTGAAAACGATGGATATTGTAGAAATTTTAGAAAAATCTTTGGAAACAAAAGAGGAATTTGTGACAACATGA
- the cls gene encoding cardiolipin synthase, with amino-acid sequence MTVFLTILVMILLFFVWVTVDIWIGRKIHKSRVIPYKPSPERKSDAHFFSHGDKLFDDMLKEVYDAKDHIHMQFYIFRNDSIGNKMLMRLMEKAREGVEVRLLVDWIGNSLPKEKVEELRKAGIYFTKANAPQFPLLFFSLNFRNHRKITVIDGDKAYIGGFNIGDEYLGRDPKMGRWRDYHLRVTGESVADLQKQFLLDWERARKEKVGQEDRYFPPLREGPLTMQIVPTDGAHVIEKILTMIDQAKEFVFIGTPYFIPEKQVLNKLISLSKNGVRVQVLIPKYPDHPLVKDAAFNYIKTLLNTGIEIRQFYEGFYHSKAIIVDDKIVDIGTANFDKRSFHLNHEVNCIIHDLDWIRQVKEEIDDDFYKSSEKITFDHIKQRSIFDHSKQIVAKVLSPLM; translated from the coding sequence GTGACAGTCTTTCTCACCATTCTCGTTATGATCCTTTTATTTTTTGTGTGGGTTACAGTCGATATATGGATCGGACGGAAAATCCACAAATCAAGGGTCATTCCATATAAACCTTCACCTGAAAGAAAGAGTGATGCTCATTTCTTTTCACATGGCGATAAATTATTCGATGATATGTTAAAAGAAGTATATGATGCTAAAGATCACATCCATATGCAATTTTATATTTTTCGTAATGATTCAATAGGTAATAAAATGTTAATGCGTTTAATGGAAAAAGCACGTGAAGGAGTAGAAGTGCGCCTGTTAGTTGATTGGATCGGAAACAGTTTACCAAAAGAAAAGGTAGAAGAGTTAAGAAAAGCCGGAATTTATTTCACGAAAGCAAATGCTCCTCAATTCCCTCTTCTTTTTTTTAGCTTGAATTTCCGGAATCACCGAAAAATCACCGTTATCGATGGCGATAAAGCGTATATCGGCGGATTTAATATTGGTGATGAATATTTAGGCCGTGACCCTAAAATGGGCAGATGGCGCGATTACCATTTACGTGTGACTGGCGAATCTGTGGCTGATTTACAAAAACAGTTTTTACTTGATTGGGAAAGAGCGAGGAAAGAAAAGGTTGGACAAGAAGATCGATATTTTCCGCCCTTAAGAGAGGGACCACTTACAATGCAAATTGTTCCAACTGACGGGGCTCATGTCATTGAAAAGATTTTAACGATGATCGACCAAGCAAAAGAGTTTGTTTTTATTGGCACACCTTACTTCATTCCTGAAAAACAAGTGCTAAATAAGCTCATCTCACTTTCAAAAAATGGGGTTCGAGTACAAGTATTAATACCTAAATATCCTGATCATCCCCTCGTGAAAGATGCCGCATTCAATTATATTAAGACACTTTTAAATACTGGCATTGAAATTCGACAATTTTATGAAGGGTTTTACCATTCAAAGGCGATTATCGTTGATGATAAAATTGTCGATATTGGTACAGCCAATTTTGACAAACGAAGCTTCCATTTAAATCATGAAGTCAATTGTATTATTCATGACCTAGATTGGATCAGGCAAGTAAAAGAAGAAATTGACGACGATTTTTATAAAAGTAGTGAAAAAATTACATTTGACCATATAAAACAACGGTCTATTTTTGATCATTCAAAGCAAATAGTAGCCAAAGTGTTATCTCCTCTTATGTAA
- a CDS encoding heavy metal translocating P-type ATPase, with amino-acid sequence MNTCTHKKSTFFDGNSNVWKHRQLILSLAGGLFLLIGFLFDQGNMYTAAVSFYILAYAIGGFYKAKEGIEDLIEDRSLNVEILMILAAIGAASIGYWSEGAILIFIFSLAGALETYTLQKSERDLSALMKLAPEEANLLDEQDGIRTVSVDELQIGDRILIRPGERVPADGELISGETTVDESTLTGEPIPVSKVEGDQVYNGTMNGKGSMTVKVTKRNADSLFQKMIKLVQEAKAERPPAQQFIEKIEGPYVITVLVVVTLMLIIPFTFLGWHFEDTFYRAMVLLVVASPCAVVASIMPALLSAISTGARNGVLMKGGVYLEQLSKANVIAFDKTGTITTGNPTVTDVYIEGNDEDIFESVAAIEQQSNHPLAKALYQHSIKQSAKSLPSISTINDLTGYGVESSIDDVKWTIGSSTLMARTISGAFPRDFTNLEEEWRNSGKTIVYIARNDQFVGAFAIKDEIRKDVKQTLKEFEKLGIKTVMITGDQEETAAFIAKEAGLNDWISECLPEKKVTEVVKLKEKYGSVIMVGDGVNDAPALAKANIGIAMGSGTDIAIDTADFVLMKSELNKIRLSFQLSKRLNRIIKQNLVFSVSVILLLIIANFAQQLTLPLGVIGHEGSTLLVILNGLRLLKA; translated from the coding sequence ATGAATACATGTACACATAAGAAATCCACATTTTTTGATGGCAACTCTAATGTTTGGAAGCATCGGCAATTGATTCTTTCACTTGCTGGCGGGCTATTTTTACTTATCGGATTTTTATTTGACCAAGGAAACATGTACACGGCAGCCGTATCATTTTACATTCTTGCTTATGCGATTGGAGGCTTTTACAAAGCAAAAGAAGGCATTGAAGATCTTATCGAAGACCGTTCATTGAATGTAGAGATCTTAATGATTTTAGCTGCGATCGGAGCCGCATCCATTGGCTATTGGAGCGAAGGTGCGATATTAATCTTTATCTTCTCATTAGCTGGTGCACTAGAAACATACACGCTACAAAAGAGTGAACGTGATTTATCAGCTCTAATGAAATTAGCTCCAGAAGAAGCGAATTTATTAGATGAACAAGATGGAATTCGTACGGTGTCAGTTGATGAACTGCAAATTGGCGATCGAATATTGATCCGGCCTGGTGAACGCGTTCCTGCTGACGGAGAGTTGATATCAGGTGAAACAACTGTTGATGAATCAACCTTGACCGGTGAACCGATTCCAGTTAGTAAAGTTGAAGGCGACCAAGTATACAATGGGACGATGAACGGAAAAGGATCCATGACTGTAAAAGTAACAAAACGCAATGCAGATTCCTTATTCCAAAAAATGATCAAGCTCGTCCAAGAAGCAAAAGCTGAACGCCCTCCCGCCCAACAATTCATTGAAAAAATCGAAGGACCTTATGTCATTACTGTATTAGTAGTTGTTACTCTTATGCTTATCATTCCATTTACTTTTTTAGGGTGGCATTTTGAAGATACATTTTATCGGGCAATGGTCCTGCTCGTTGTTGCCTCCCCTTGTGCTGTCGTTGCTTCGATTATGCCAGCGCTTCTTTCAGCGATTTCTACTGGGGCTCGAAACGGTGTTTTAATGAAAGGAGGCGTTTATTTAGAACAATTGTCAAAAGCAAACGTCATTGCATTTGATAAAACCGGGACAATAACAACCGGCAATCCAACGGTCACGGATGTTTACATCGAAGGTAATGATGAAGATATTTTTGAATCAGTCGCCGCGATCGAACAACAATCGAACCATCCACTAGCAAAAGCTCTCTATCAACATTCGATCAAACAGTCGGCAAAATCATTGCCTTCTATTTCAACCATTAACGATTTAACTGGTTATGGTGTTGAAAGTAGCATTGATGATGTGAAGTGGACGATTGGTAGCTCGACGCTTATGGCCCGAACGATATCAGGAGCATTCCCTCGCGACTTCACAAATCTCGAAGAAGAGTGGAGGAACTCAGGGAAGACCATTGTCTACATTGCACGAAATGATCAGTTTGTCGGAGCATTTGCGATTAAAGATGAAATTCGTAAAGATGTTAAGCAAACATTAAAAGAATTTGAAAAGCTCGGGATTAAGACAGTGATGATTACAGGTGACCAAGAGGAAACAGCTGCATTTATCGCGAAAGAAGCTGGACTTAATGATTGGATCTCAGAATGTCTTCCAGAGAAAAAAGTAACAGAAGTTGTAAAACTTAAGGAAAAGTATGGTTCTGTTATTATGGTTGGAGATGGAGTTAACGATGCTCCCGCTTTAGCAAAAGCAAACATTGGTATTGCGATGGGATCAGGGACTGATATTGCCATTGACACCGCTGACTTTGTACTCATGAAAAGCGAGCTGAATAAAATTCGACTCTCTTTTCAACTATCCAAAAGGTTAAATCGAATTATTAAGCAAAATCTTGTTTTCTCAGTCTCTGTCATTTTGCTGTTAATCATTGCGAATTTTGCCCAGCAGTTAACGTTACCGTTAGGTGTCATTGGGCATGAGGGAAGTACATTACTCGTGATTCTTAACGGGTTAAGGCTTTTAAAAGCTTAG
- a CDS encoding alpha/beta fold hydrolase — MPTTEGINEAHIYYEVEGSGEKAIVFIHPPGMGHVTFRRQKQGLQKDFKVIGVDLRGNGRSGLDDRPITMELIADDLIRVMDHAGIECAFFCGYSNGGSIVQEIAIRHPSRVKGIIMIGAFSEVNSFLLRNEFRSGIVATRLKQMPLISYVLAIAHEKDKEKLAELRDYVRRTSPAVLEQYYRMGLAYQSTERLKDIQCPVLLIYGERDDYVHHYRHLFRIHCKTDVSMVLVGETGHQVPTKKGHALNHIMKEFIRNIN; from the coding sequence ATGCCAACGACAGAAGGAATTAATGAAGCTCATATTTATTATGAAGTAGAAGGTTCAGGAGAAAAAGCAATCGTTTTTATCCATCCACCAGGAATGGGGCATGTCACCTTTCGTAGGCAAAAGCAAGGCTTACAAAAAGACTTTAAGGTTATCGGAGTTGACCTTCGGGGAAATGGCCGGAGTGGATTAGACGATCGTCCGATCACGATGGAACTCATTGCTGATGACCTTATCCGTGTTATGGATCATGCTGGAATTGAGTGTGCCTTTTTTTGTGGTTATTCAAACGGAGGGTCGATTGTACAAGAAATAGCGATTCGGCATCCATCTCGAGTAAAGGGTATCATTATGATTGGTGCCTTTTCTGAGGTGAATAGCTTTTTGCTACGTAATGAATTCCGCTCTGGTATAGTTGCCACAAGGCTAAAGCAAATGCCACTTATCTCTTACGTTCTAGCAATCGCTCACGAAAAAGATAAAGAGAAGCTTGCAGAATTAAGAGATTACGTCAGAAGAACGTCTCCTGCAGTATTAGAGCAGTATTACCGTATGGGGCTAGCATACCAATCAACAGAACGATTGAAAGATATTCAATGTCCGGTACTTCTCATTTACGGTGAAAGAGATGACTATGTACATCATTACCGTCATTTATTTCGAATTCATTGTAAAACGGATGTATCAATGGTTTTAGTAGGAGAAACAGGTCATCAAGTACCGACCAAAAAAGGACATGCTTTAAACCACATAATGAAAGAATTTATTAGAAATATCAATTAA
- a CDS encoding XapX domain-containing protein, protein MQEVLLALLAGLIVGFVFAFIKLPIPAPPALPGIMGIFGIYFGYKLFQWVSQFMG, encoded by the coding sequence ATGCAAGAAGTTTTATTAGCGTTATTAGCTGGATTAATTGTAGGGTTTGTTTTTGCTTTTATTAAGCTACCGATTCCAGCACCACCAGCATTGCCGGGAATAATGGGTATTTTCGGTATTTATTTCGGATACAAGCTATTCCAGTGGGTAAGTCAATTCATGGGATAA